One Mycolicibacterium sarraceniae genomic window carries:
- a CDS encoding ferredoxin reductase, which yields MFTQTLTKKVLRSPLVDLLTGPHGVDRYTELVDPTWTTDARAKVVDVRRMTPRSVTLLLAPNAAVVGHRAGQHLNLTVEIDGRRHTRCYSPASAEGASLVELTIGRHDGGVVSNHLFRHARVGMVVGLSERGGDFVLPDVRPRRILFISGGSGITPLMSMLRTLRAENFDGEIAFVHYARTPAEACYREELAAMGVRVLHGYTRSPGGELTGRFSPEHLQTAMVDADAVYVCGPPALVEAVRECCGEISSESFVPLPFVVPDAPSGGRITFRDSAIDATDDGRPLLDQAEDAGLNPTSGCRMGICHTCTRRKHRGAVRNLTTGAVSTADEEDVQICVSVPVGDVDIAL from the coding sequence ATGTTCACTCAAACTTTGACCAAGAAGGTGCTCCGCTCACCGCTGGTCGATCTGCTCACCGGTCCGCACGGCGTCGACCGCTACACGGAACTGGTGGACCCGACCTGGACCACCGACGCACGGGCCAAGGTGGTCGATGTGCGCCGGATGACCCCGCGCAGCGTCACCCTGCTTCTCGCCCCGAACGCGGCCGTGGTCGGCCACCGCGCTGGCCAGCATCTGAACCTCACCGTGGAGATCGACGGCCGCCGCCACACCCGCTGCTATTCACCGGCCAGTGCCGAAGGGGCCTCGCTCGTCGAGCTGACGATCGGGCGCCACGACGGCGGGGTGGTCTCCAACCACCTGTTCCGCCATGCCCGCGTCGGCATGGTGGTCGGGCTCTCGGAACGGGGCGGCGACTTCGTCCTGCCCGACGTGCGGCCCCGGCGCATTCTGTTCATCTCCGGTGGCAGCGGGATCACCCCGCTGATGTCGATGCTGCGCACCCTGCGTGCCGAGAACTTCGACGGCGAGATCGCCTTCGTCCACTACGCCCGCACCCCAGCCGAAGCGTGCTATCGAGAAGAACTCGCGGCGATGGGAGTCCGGGTCCTGCACGGCTACACCCGCTCACCCGGCGGCGAACTCACCGGCCGCTTCAGCCCCGAGCACCTGCAGACCGCGATGGTCGACGCCGACGCGGTGTATGTCTGCGGGCCGCCGGCACTGGTCGAGGCGGTGCGCGAATGCTGCGGAGAAATTTCCTCGGAGAGCTTCGTCCCGCTACCGTTCGTCGTCCCCGATGCCCCCTCGGGCGGGCGCATCACCTTCCGGGACAGCGCTATCGACGCGACGGACGACGGACGCCCGCTTCTTGACCAAGCCGAGGATGCTGGACTGAACCCCACCAGCGGATGCCGGATGGGCATCTGCCACACCTGCACCCGCCGCAAACACCGCGGCGCGGTGCGCAACCTGACCACCGGCGCGGTGTCGACCGCCGACGAGGAGGACGTGCAGATCTGCGTGTCCGTTCCCGTCGGTGACGTCGATATCGCCTTGTAA
- a CDS encoding enoyl-CoA hydratase-related protein produces the protein MSNPTTVRVDVDSCGVALITLDGPERLNAFGGETARQLGEAYRRCDADDAVRAVVVTGAGRAFCAGADMSEQAAVSPSTPTLPRSPTASGCCGVRRMRTRWRRRRLRCT, from the coding sequence GTGAGCAACCCCACCACTGTGCGCGTCGACGTCGACTCGTGCGGCGTCGCCCTGATCACTCTGGACGGCCCGGAACGGCTCAACGCGTTCGGCGGTGAGACCGCCCGTCAGCTCGGCGAGGCGTATCGCCGCTGCGACGCCGACGACGCCGTCCGCGCCGTCGTCGTCACCGGAGCCGGCCGGGCGTTCTGCGCCGGTGCCGACATGTCTGAGCAGGCCGCGGTGTCGCCGTCAACGCCAACCCTGCCTCGGTCGCCTACAGCAAGCGGCTGTTGTGGAGTGAGACGGATGCGGACGCGGTGGCGGCGCAGGAGACTACGGTGCACCTGA
- the glgX gene encoding glycogen debranching protein GlgX produces the protein MTNAATREVWPGKAYPLGATYDGYGTNFAVFSEVAERVELCLFDDNGAQTRIVLPEVDGFVWHGYLPGIEPGQRYGYRVYGPYEPAEGYLCNPNKLLLDPYAKAIDGHFDWNQSLFGYTFGEPHSRNDDDSAASMPKSVVINPYFDWGVDRPPQREYADSVIYEAHVKGLTETHPDIPDAIRGTYSAIAHPAIIEHLKSLGATAIELMPVHHFANDSTLIDKGLSNYWGYNTIGFFAPDSKYSASSTPGGQVQEFKAMVRALHEAGIEVILDVVYNHTAEGNHMGPTLSFRGIDNPAYYRLVDDDKRYYMDYTGTGNSLNVGHPHSLQLIMDSLRYWVLEMHVDGFRFDLAATLAREFYDVDRLSAFFELVQQDPTVSQVKLIAEPWDVGPGGYQVGNFPPQWTEWNGKFRDTVRDFWRGEDASLGEFAYRLTGSPDLYEHTARRPVASINFVTAHDGFTLRDLVSYNEKHNEANGEDNNDGESNNSSWNCGAEGPTDDPEINALRDRQQRNLIATTILSQGVPMICHGDELGRTQGGNNNGYCQDNEITWIDWANADSELLEFVASVSALRAAHPVFRRRRYFNGRPVRHRGSEGLPDISWFRPDGSEMNDEDWDSGFGKSVAVYLNGHGIPDLDARGQRVTDDSFVLCFNAHHEPIEFTLPPAEFGQAWQPVVDTATGPGETDDAAVVKAAGPVRLESRAMLVLRASE, from the coding sequence ATGACCAACGCCGCCACACGTGAGGTATGGCCGGGTAAGGCCTACCCCCTGGGTGCCACCTACGACGGCTACGGCACCAACTTCGCGGTCTTCTCCGAGGTGGCTGAACGGGTCGAGCTTTGCCTGTTCGACGACAACGGCGCCCAGACCCGGATCGTGCTGCCGGAGGTGGACGGCTTCGTCTGGCACGGCTACCTGCCCGGCATCGAGCCCGGACAGCGCTACGGGTACCGGGTGTACGGGCCCTACGAACCCGCCGAGGGATATCTCTGTAATCCGAACAAGCTGCTGCTGGACCCGTACGCGAAGGCCATCGACGGCCACTTCGACTGGAACCAGTCGCTGTTCGGCTACACCTTCGGCGAACCGCACAGCCGCAACGATGACGACTCGGCGGCCAGCATGCCCAAATCCGTTGTCATCAACCCGTACTTCGACTGGGGAGTCGATCGTCCGCCGCAGCGTGAATACGCCGACAGCGTCATCTACGAGGCACACGTCAAGGGCTTGACCGAAACCCATCCCGACATTCCGGACGCCATTCGCGGAACCTACTCAGCCATCGCGCACCCGGCCATCATCGAGCACCTGAAATCGTTGGGCGCCACCGCAATCGAGCTGATGCCGGTCCATCACTTCGCCAACGACTCCACCCTGATCGACAAGGGCCTGTCGAACTACTGGGGCTACAACACCATTGGGTTCTTCGCCCCCGACAGCAAGTATTCGGCCAGCTCTACGCCCGGTGGGCAGGTGCAGGAGTTCAAGGCGATGGTGCGGGCGCTGCATGAGGCCGGTATCGAGGTCATCCTCGACGTCGTCTACAACCACACCGCCGAAGGCAACCACATGGGGCCGACGCTCTCATTCCGCGGTATCGACAACCCCGCCTATTACCGGCTCGTCGATGACGACAAGCGCTACTACATGGACTACACCGGCACCGGCAACAGCCTCAATGTCGGACACCCGCATTCGCTACAACTGATCATGGATTCGCTGCGGTACTGGGTGCTCGAAATGCATGTGGATGGCTTCCGGTTCGATCTGGCCGCCACGCTGGCCCGGGAGTTCTACGACGTCGACCGGCTGAGCGCCTTTTTCGAACTGGTGCAACAAGATCCGACGGTTAGCCAGGTCAAGCTCATCGCTGAGCCATGGGACGTCGGCCCGGGCGGTTATCAGGTCGGCAACTTCCCGCCGCAATGGACGGAGTGGAACGGCAAGTTTCGCGACACCGTTCGCGACTTCTGGCGCGGGGAGGATGCCAGCCTCGGCGAGTTCGCCTATCGGCTGACCGGTTCACCCGATCTCTACGAGCACACCGCGCGGCGGCCGGTCGCCTCGATCAACTTCGTCACCGCGCACGACGGCTTCACGTTACGGGACCTGGTGTCCTACAACGAGAAACACAACGAAGCCAACGGCGAGGACAACAACGACGGGGAGAGCAACAACAGCTCGTGGAACTGCGGCGCCGAGGGGCCCACCGACGACCCCGAGATCAACGCGCTACGGGATCGCCAGCAGCGCAACCTGATTGCCACCACGATTCTGTCGCAGGGCGTTCCGATGATCTGCCACGGTGACGAACTGGGCCGCACCCAGGGCGGCAACAACAACGGCTACTGCCAGGACAACGAGATCACCTGGATCGACTGGGCGAATGCCGACTCCGAGTTACTGGAGTTCGTCGCGTCAGTGTCAGCTTTGCGCGCGGCACATCCGGTGTTCCGCCGGCGGCGGTACTTCAACGGCCGGCCGGTGCGGCACCGCGGAAGCGAAGGCCTGCCGGATATTTCCTGGTTCCGCCCGGATGGGTCGGAGATGAACGACGAGGATTGGGATTCCGGCTTCGGCAAGTCGGTGGCGGTCTACCTCAACGGCCATGGCATTCCCGATCTGGACGCGCGTGGTCAGCGGGTCACCGACGACTCATTCGTGTTGTGCTTCAACGCCCACCACGAGCCCATCGAGTTCACCTTGCCGCCGGCTGAGTTTGGTCAGGCTTGGCAACCTGTCGTCGATACCGCGACCGGACCCGGGGAAACCGACGATGCGGCAGTGGTGAAGGCGGCCGGGCCAGTGCGGCTCGAATCCCGTGCGATGTTGGTGCTGCGCGCGTCGGAGTGA
- a CDS encoding acyl-CoA dehydrogenase family protein, translating to MWDFETDPEYQEKLDWVEEFMREQLEPLDFAPLDPYEKTNPEVLRVLRPLQQQVRDQGLWAAHLGPELGGQGYGQVKLALLNEIVGRSRWAPSVFGSQAPDSGNAEILAMFGTEEQKERYLQPLLDGEISSCYSMTEPHGGSDPGLFTTHAERDGDEWVINGEKWFSSNARNASFFIVMVVTNPEARAHQKMSLFIVPAETPGIEIIRNVGVGGEAEDRAGHGYIRYNDVRVPADHVLGGEGQAFAIAQTRLGGGRVHHAMRTIALARKAFDMMCERAVSRQTRQGPLGNYQMTQEKIADSWIQIEQFRLLVLRTAWKIDKYHDYQQVRRDIAAVKVAMPQILHDVVQRAMHLHGALGVSDEMPFVKMLVGAESLAIADGPTEVHKLTVARRTLKEYAPVDTLFPSQHIPTRRAAAQARLAELLEHEVAEL from the coding sequence ATGTGGGACTTTGAGACCGACCCGGAATATCAGGAGAAACTCGACTGGGTCGAGGAGTTCATGCGTGAACAACTCGAGCCGCTGGACTTCGCGCCGCTGGACCCCTACGAGAAGACCAACCCCGAGGTGCTGCGGGTACTGCGCCCGCTGCAACAGCAGGTCCGCGATCAGGGGCTGTGGGCCGCGCACCTCGGCCCGGAGTTGGGCGGGCAGGGCTACGGCCAGGTCAAGTTGGCGCTGCTGAACGAGATCGTCGGTCGTTCTCGTTGGGCGCCTTCGGTTTTCGGATCCCAGGCGCCAGATTCCGGCAATGCCGAAATCCTCGCCATGTTCGGCACCGAGGAGCAGAAGGAGCGCTACCTCCAGCCGCTGCTCGACGGTGAGATCTCGTCGTGTTATTCGATGACCGAGCCGCACGGCGGTTCCGATCCCGGCCTGTTCACCACCCATGCCGAACGCGACGGCGACGAGTGGGTGATCAACGGCGAGAAGTGGTTTTCCTCCAACGCGCGTAACGCCTCGTTCTTCATCGTGATGGTGGTGACGAACCCGGAAGCCCGCGCGCACCAGAAGATGTCGCTGTTCATCGTGCCGGCCGAAACGCCGGGTATCGAGATCATCCGCAACGTCGGCGTCGGCGGCGAAGCCGAAGATCGGGCCGGACACGGCTACATCCGTTACAACGACGTCCGGGTGCCGGCCGATCATGTGCTCGGCGGGGAGGGGCAGGCGTTCGCGATCGCGCAGACCCGGCTCGGCGGCGGTCGCGTGCACCACGCGATGCGCACGATTGCGTTAGCCCGCAAGGCTTTCGACATGATGTGCGAGCGGGCGGTATCGCGCCAGACCCGGCAAGGCCCGCTGGGCAACTATCAGATGACTCAGGAAAAGATCGCCGACAGCTGGATCCAGATCGAGCAGTTCCGGCTGCTGGTGTTGCGCACCGCGTGGAAGATCGACAAGTACCACGACTACCAGCAGGTGCGCCGCGATATCGCCGCCGTCAAGGTGGCCATGCCGCAGATCCTGCACGATGTGGTGCAGCGAGCCATGCATTTGCATGGCGCACTGGGGGTTTCCGATGAGATGCCGTTCGTGAAGATGCTGGTGGGTGCGGAGTCGCTGGCCATCGCCGACGGCCCCACCGAGGTGCACAAGCTGACGGTGGCCCGTCGCACGCTCAAGGAGTACGCGCCGGTCGACACGCTGTTTCCCTCCCAGCACATCCCGACCCGCCGCGCGGCCGCCCAGGCCCGGTTGGCCGAACTCCTCGAGCACGAGGTCGCCGAACTCTAA
- a CDS encoding acyl-CoA thioesterase, whose protein sequence is MSVLAGLLDVTASGTDTFVGTESGPAEKRSYGGHLAAQAMAAACHTVDAEKTPTSLHVQFLRGGDAGAPVDYAVERVYDGRTAASRRVLARQEGRLLTTATIAFSAAADGPEHAVQATAPTDPGQLPATGPIGPAPSLPLDEIDIRYEDDRSTGEFVRRLWWRVTAPLDGQPWLSQCAAVYITDIYGIDPVLQVHGHTMTDRSHRTATTDSSIWFHRPIQATAWNLLESRSPAAARGRGLVTLNLYDAQRVLTATLVQEGLAILRT, encoded by the coding sequence ATGAGCGTGCTGGCGGGGCTGCTGGACGTCACCGCCTCCGGCACCGACACGTTCGTCGGCACCGAGAGTGGGCCGGCCGAGAAACGCTCCTACGGTGGCCATCTCGCCGCACAGGCCATGGCCGCGGCCTGCCACACCGTGGATGCCGAGAAGACGCCGACGAGTCTGCACGTGCAGTTCCTGCGGGGCGGCGATGCGGGCGCGCCGGTGGATTACGCCGTCGAACGCGTCTATGACGGGCGCACTGCGGCGTCGCGACGGGTGCTGGCTCGCCAGGAGGGCAGGCTACTGACTACCGCGACGATCGCGTTCTCGGCCGCCGCCGACGGACCCGAACACGCCGTACAGGCCACGGCGCCAACCGATCCCGGGCAGCTGCCCGCCACCGGTCCGATCGGGCCGGCCCCCTCGCTGCCGCTCGACGAAATCGACATTCGCTACGAGGATGACCGCAGCACAGGCGAATTCGTCCGCCGATTGTGGTGGCGGGTCACGGCACCGCTGGACGGCCAACCGTGGCTATCGCAGTGTGCGGCGGTCTACATCACCGACATCTACGGTATTGACCCGGTGTTGCAGGTGCACGGCCACACGATGACCGACCGCAGCCATCGCACCGCCACCACCGATTCGTCGATCTGGTTTCACCGGCCGATCCAGGCCACGGCGTGGAATCTGCTGGAGTCGCGCTCGCCGGCTGCCGCCCGCGGCCGCGGGCTGGTCACCCTGAATCTGTACGACGCGCAGCGGGTGCTCACCGCGACGCTGGTTCAGGAGGGTTTGGCGATCCTGCGCACCTGA
- a CDS encoding fatty acid desaturase family protein, translated as MTSQHITLTPEQADAFGRELDAIRDRVVADLGQTDVDYIRRVIKAQRAMEIGGRALLFGGIFPPAWLAGTALLAVSKILDNMEIGHNVMHGQYEWTGDPALAGRTFEWDTACPADQWRHSHNFSHHTFTNIVGMDRDIGYGILRMSPDQRWRPYYLGNPVYAFLLMVLFQYGVALHELETDRILAGEISMADKRDVAREIWRKTRRQLLKDYVAFPLLAGPMAPVVFTGNLTANLIRNVWSYAIIFCGHFPYGTKEFTVEETRNESRGQWCLRQILGSANLTGGKLFHVLSGNLSHQIEHHLFPDVPARRYAEMGPHVREICERYGVPYNAGPLPKQFATVVRKIVTLALPTRQRREADELVQAA; from the coding sequence ATGACCTCCCAACACATCACACTGACACCCGAGCAGGCCGACGCGTTCGGCCGGGAACTCGACGCCATCCGCGACCGAGTGGTCGCCGACCTCGGCCAGACCGATGTCGACTACATCCGCCGCGTCATCAAGGCCCAGCGCGCGATGGAAATCGGCGGCCGCGCCCTGCTGTTCGGCGGCATCTTCCCACCGGCCTGGCTGGCCGGCACCGCGCTACTCGCGGTCTCAAAGATCCTGGACAACATGGAGATCGGCCACAACGTCATGCACGGTCAGTACGAGTGGACCGGTGACCCGGCGCTGGCCGGCCGCACCTTCGAGTGGGACACCGCCTGCCCGGCCGACCAGTGGCGGCACTCGCACAACTTCTCCCACCACACCTTCACCAATATCGTCGGTATGGACCGCGACATCGGCTACGGCATCCTGCGGATGAGCCCAGATCAGCGCTGGCGGCCCTACTACCTGGGCAACCCGGTGTACGCCTTCTTGCTTATGGTGCTTTTCCAGTACGGCGTCGCCCTGCACGAGCTGGAGACCGACCGCATCCTGGCCGGCGAGATCTCAATGGCCGACAAGCGTGACGTGGCGCGCGAGATCTGGCGCAAGACCCGCCGCCAGCTGCTCAAGGACTACGTGGCCTTCCCGCTGCTGGCCGGACCGATGGCCCCGGTTGTCTTCACCGGCAACCTGACGGCCAATCTGATCCGCAACGTGTGGTCCTATGCGATCATCTTCTGTGGTCATTTTCCTTACGGCACAAAGGAATTCACCGTCGAAGAGACCCGCAACGAGTCGCGCGGCCAGTGGTGCCTCCGGCAGATCCTCGGCTCGGCAAACCTGACCGGCGGCAAGCTGTTCCATGTGCTGTCGGGCAACCTGTCTCACCAGATCGAGCACCACCTGTTCCCCGACGTGCCCGCCCGCCGCTACGCCGAGATGGGGCCGCACGTTCGCGAGATTTGCGAGCGCTACGGCGTCCCGTACAACGCAGGGCCGCTGCCCAAGCAGTTCGCCACCGTGGTGCGCAAGATCGTCACGCTGGCCTTGCCGACGCGGCAGCGTCGCGAAGCCGACGAACTGGTCCAGGCCGCCTGA
- a CDS encoding helix-turn-helix domain-containing protein → MAAGTSANLVATAERLFAERGVDAVSLREIAREAGARNVMAVQYHFTDRAGVLAAIADKHLPMVDARRDALLDAIEGAAAPSIRSMASALVTPLATKLADTDGGPAFLRIHADLLNRPVPTFDFTGHSASLRRWRRLLEPMFDPVAATLHPRLGALVYAAVELGRRATTAPHADDRLFTSHLVDTVAAMLAAQPSEETRSLARERHARRSQVRRIAKPS, encoded by the coding sequence ATGGCAGCTGGCACCTCGGCCAACCTGGTAGCCACCGCCGAACGGTTATTCGCTGAACGAGGAGTCGACGCGGTGAGCCTGCGGGAGATCGCCCGCGAGGCCGGAGCCCGCAATGTGATGGCGGTGCAATATCACTTCACCGACCGTGCCGGGGTGCTGGCCGCGATCGCCGATAAGCATCTGCCGATGGTCGACGCCCGCCGCGACGCGCTGCTGGACGCGATCGAAGGCGCGGCGGCGCCGTCGATCCGCTCGATGGCCTCGGCGCTGGTGACACCGCTGGCCACCAAGCTCGCCGACACTGACGGCGGCCCGGCTTTTCTCCGCATCCACGCCGATCTCCTGAACCGGCCGGTGCCCACCTTCGATTTCACCGGCCACTCGGCCAGCCTGCGGCGCTGGCGCCGATTGCTCGAGCCGATGTTCGATCCCGTGGCCGCCACCCTGCACCCGCGGTTGGGGGCGCTGGTCTACGCCGCAGTCGAGTTGGGCCGCCGGGCGACCACCGCGCCGCACGCCGACGACCGGTTGTTCACCAGCCACCTCGTCGACACCGTCGCCGCGATGCTCGCCGCGCAGCCGTCAGAGGAGACCCGGTCGTTGGCGCGGGAGCGCCACGCCCGCAGGTCTCAGGTGCGCAGGATCGCCAAACCCTCCTGA
- a CDS encoding TetR family transcriptional regulator, with amino-acid sequence MNSRTPSSRRERSGRSRSRDTPSREERKEVTRRAIIAAALKLLDERSFSGLSLREVTREAGIVPAAFYRHFESMEALGLVLIDESFRTLREMLRSARAGKIDPNRVIESTVEILVAGVAEQREHWRFIGRERSSGVTVLRYAIRTEIRLITSELATDLARFPGLKTWSTEDLNILASLFVNSMIIIAEAIEDAPDSAALDEIKRTAVKQLRMIAIGVDAWQPEAPGETAEAVDAPGP; translated from the coding sequence GTGAACAGTCGTACGCCGAGCTCACGCCGCGAACGGTCAGGGAGGTCCCGTTCGCGGGATACGCCGTCGCGCGAGGAGCGCAAAGAGGTCACCCGCCGGGCGATCATCGCCGCCGCCCTCAAGCTGCTCGACGAGCGCAGTTTCAGCGGGTTGAGCCTGCGGGAAGTCACCCGCGAAGCCGGGATAGTGCCCGCGGCCTTCTACCGGCATTTCGAGTCCATGGAGGCCCTGGGTCTCGTCCTCATCGACGAGTCGTTCCGCACACTGCGGGAGATGCTGCGCAGCGCGCGCGCCGGCAAGATAGACCCCAACCGGGTGATCGAGTCGACGGTGGAGATCCTGGTCGCCGGGGTGGCCGAACAGCGCGAGCACTGGCGGTTCATCGGGCGGGAGCGCTCCAGCGGCGTGACGGTGCTGCGGTACGCGATCCGCACCGAGATCCGGTTGATCACCTCGGAGCTGGCCACTGATCTCGCCCGCTTTCCGGGGCTGAAGACCTGGAGCACCGAAGACCTCAACATCTTGGCCAGCCTGTTCGTGAACTCGATGATCATCATCGCCGAAGCCATCGAGGACGCCCCCGACTCGGCCGCGCTCGACGAGATCAAACGCACCGCGGTCAAACAGCTGCGGATGATCGCCATCGGTGTCGACGCCTGGCAACCCGAGGCGCCGGGCGAGACGGCCGAGGCCGTCGACGCACCCGGGCCCTGA
- a CDS encoding SDR family NAD(P)-dependent oxidoreductase, giving the protein MSNSTTADVLDGIDLAGRTVVITGASTGLGLETARALQSAGATIVAAVRDVDKTRAALDCETVALELGDLRSARAAADAIAARHHRIDVLINNAGVMATPLGRTAQGYETQLGTNHLGHFALTTGLAETFGDGTRIVNLSSRGHQLSGIRWEDPNFDDESSYDKWLAYGQSKTANVLFTVEAERRWGPRGVHSFAVHPGVVYTDLARHMTRDDFSAGGTLANLAVTDVAHGAATTVWAATSPELDGLGGRYLEDCRIAAPFAEGAEGGYQAWAVDPEQAARLWEWSQRQAELILGG; this is encoded by the coding sequence ATGAGCAACTCGACCACCGCCGACGTTCTCGACGGCATCGATCTGGCCGGGCGCACCGTGGTGATCACCGGTGCGTCGACCGGGCTGGGACTGGAGACCGCCCGTGCGCTGCAGTCGGCCGGGGCGACGATCGTCGCTGCGGTGCGCGATGTGGACAAGACCCGCGCGGCCCTCGACTGCGAGACCGTCGCGCTCGAACTCGGCGACCTACGCTCGGCGCGCGCCGCCGCCGACGCCATCGCCGCGCGCCACCACCGCATCGACGTCCTCATCAACAACGCCGGGGTGATGGCAACGCCGCTGGGCCGTACCGCACAGGGCTACGAGACGCAGCTCGGCACCAACCACCTCGGCCACTTCGCGCTGACCACTGGACTGGCCGAGACCTTCGGGGACGGCACCCGCATCGTCAACCTCAGCAGCCGCGGGCATCAGCTCAGTGGCATCCGCTGGGAGGACCCCAATTTCGATGACGAGAGTAGCTACGACAAGTGGCTGGCCTATGGGCAGAGCAAGACCGCCAACGTGTTGTTCACCGTCGAAGCTGAGCGACGCTGGGGGCCGCGCGGTGTGCACTCGTTCGCCGTGCACCCGGGGGTGGTCTACACCGACCTGGCCCGGCATATGACCCGCGACGACTTCAGTGCGGGTGGCACGCTGGCCAACCTCGCGGTGACTGACGTCGCGCATGGTGCGGCCACCACGGTGTGGGCCGCCACCAGCCCCGAGCTCGACGGTCTCGGCGGCCGCTATCTGGAGGACTGCCGCATTGCCGCGCCGTTCGCCGAGGGTGCCGAGGGCGGCTACCAGGCGTGGGCGGTGGACCCGGAACAGGCGGCCCGATTGTGGGAGTGGTCGCAGCGGCAAGCCGAACTTATTTTGGGTGGCTAA
- a CDS encoding GNAT family N-acetyltransferase yields MPVDVRLARKSDIPALARILGRAFQDDPVMAWVQPDAERRKAALPGLFGALTRHHFLAGRGSEVSLSDDGVAAVALWDPPGGWLQSPREQLAMLPGVVRAFRGRLAAGRALTDLMKAQHPEEPHWYLSIIGSDPQVRGRGFAHALMQSRLDRCDAEYAPAYLESSNPDNVPYYERFGFEVTGEIVLPAGGPSLWPMWRAPR; encoded by the coding sequence GTGCCCGTCGACGTCCGTCTCGCCCGCAAAAGCGATATCCCCGCGTTGGCGCGGATACTGGGACGGGCGTTTCAAGACGACCCGGTGATGGCGTGGGTGCAACCTGATGCCGAGCGTCGCAAGGCGGCGCTGCCGGGCCTGTTCGGTGCCCTGACCCGGCACCACTTTCTGGCCGGCCGTGGAAGCGAGGTCTCCCTGTCCGACGACGGGGTGGCCGCCGTCGCGCTGTGGGATCCGCCCGGCGGCTGGTTGCAATCACCGCGCGAGCAGCTCGCGATGCTGCCGGGTGTGGTGCGGGCATTTCGGGGCCGGCTGGCGGCCGGCCGCGCGCTCACCGATCTGATGAAGGCCCAGCACCCCGAAGAACCGCACTGGTACCTGTCGATCATCGGCAGCGACCCGCAAGTGCGAGGCCGGGGCTTCGCCCACGCGCTCATGCAGTCCCGGCTCGATCGGTGCGACGCCGAATACGCGCCCGCGTACCTGGAGTCCAGCAATCCCGACAACGTGCCGTACTACGAGCGGTTCGGCTTCGAGGTGACCGGGGAGATCGTGCTGCCCGCGGGCGGGCCGTCGCTGTGGCCTATGTGGCGGGCACCGCGATAG